A window of Kribbella sp. NBC_00382 genomic DNA:
CGGCGGTGCGGAACATGTAGGGGTACTTCGCCGGCTTGTCGGCCCCCTCGGTGACCGAGATGATCACCACGCGCGCCGCCTCGCCCAGATCGAAGAGCGCCGGGCAGACCAGGTTGCCCACGTTCTCGACGAACACCAGCGACCCGTCGGGCGGCGCGAGCTCGGCCAGTCCGGAGGTCAGCATCTGTGCGTCCAGGTGACAGCCGGCGCCGGTGTTGATCTGCACGACCTTCGTACCGGTCGCGCGGATCCGCTCGGCGTCGTACAGGGTCTCCTGATCGCCCTCGATCACCAGCGACTGCCGCCGCGAGCCGATCGCCCGGATGGTGTGCTCGAGCAGCGTCGTCTTGCCGGAGCCGGGTGAGCTCATCAGGTTGATCGCCGCGATCCCACGCTCCTGCAGGCGATGCCGGTTCGCCGCCGCGAGCCCGTCGTTCTTGGCCAGGATCTCCTGCTCCAGCAGCACAGTCCTGGTCTCGGCCTCCTGCACGACGATCTGCTGCGGGTGCTCGTGGCCGTGTCCGTGACCGTGGCCCGAAGAGTCGTGCCCGTGGTCATGATCGTGTACTACGGTCAGCCGCGTCCCGCCGTCGCCGGGCTGTCCGCATCCGCAGGTGCTGCACATGTCATCGCACCTCCACCGAGATGATCCGCAGCTGCTGGCCGCTGAGAATGTCGAGATCCGCACTGCCACACGGGCACAGCATGATCGGCTCGTCGAGGGCGAACTCCTCCCCGCACGTTCGACAGTACGCCCGCCCGGGCGGCTCGTCGATGTCCAGCCGCGCATGCTCCAACCCCGTGCCACTGGCCACGACCTCGAAGCAGAACCGCACCGAATCGGCCACCAGCCCCGACAGCCTGCCGATCTCCAGGCGCACCGCCGCAATCGGTCCGTCGCCGACCTTCTCGACGATCGCATCGACCACGCTCTCCGTAATGGCGAGCTCATGCACCCTCCCGACGCTAGGCCCGGCCGGGGGCCCCGGCAAGATCCCAGAAAACTATTCCGGTCCAGTCCGAATCTAGCTCTGGGAGACGACAGCCGCCTCGCGTGGCTCCGGCAGGCAGGGCGACTAGTACTACAGCCGGAGTTCGTGATGGTGGGCGGCAGGCCCGGACCGCCACCACTCACAAACCTGCCGTTCCACCCGGGAGCACGCCTGCGCATGCTTGGCCCGATGCGATCAGTTGAGGTTTGTGAGTGGTGGCGGTCCGGCCAACGCGACGACCACACGCTGAACATCACGAACCCCGGCTGTAGTACTAGGCGGAAACAAATTGCCGCCAGGTGCAAGTTAGTTACCACCCAGATGCCATCACCCGGCAGGTCGGTCAGGGCAGCAGCCGCACTGCGGCGGGCGCATACGGCGGAGGGCCCGGTGGTCCCAGGACAGCGGAGGACCGGTGGTCCCAAGACGTTGGTGCCCGACGTGGGTCCGGCCCGGATTGAGCGCCGACCCAACCAGCTCAAACCAGAGTGTCGCCCCTGGTGCGCGCCACCGTTTGTACTTCGGGTGGGCTCAAGACGTCGGTGCGCGACGCGAGCACGGGTGGGGGCATGCGGCGGGAATGAGAAAACCACCGGAAGCTTGAGGCTTCCGGTGGTTTCGAGGTGGGTTGTCAGAAGTCTCCGCCGCCGAAGTCGCCGCCGCCGAAGTCCCAGCCGCCGCCGTCTCCGCCGCCGCTGAAGTCGCCGTCGCCGGAGAAGTCGCCCTGGCCGCCGTCGCCTCCGCCATCGCCACCGCCGTCTCCGCCGCCGTCGTTCATGCCGGCGTCGTAGCCTGCCGCGTAGTCGCCGTACCCGCCGCCGGCGAACATGCCGCCGAGCATCGTGCCGAGGAACATGCCGGTCATCACGCCGCCGAGGCCGCCGAACATGCCTTGGGCGTAGGGGGAGTAGGCCGGGCCGGCCTCCCAGTACGGGACGCGCTGCGGGCCGACCATGACCTTGCGGACGTCGGGCTCGGCGCCGGCCCGGACGCGCTCGGCGTCGGCGGCGCAGGCCGGGACCTCACGCGGGGCGCCGCCCGGAGGCGACCACATCACGTCGACGACCGAAGGGCCGTGCTGCGGGTTGAAGAAGCAGGACGGGCGGCGCTGCGGGAGCGGCTCGCCGTTGACCCGGGCGCGGACACAGGCAGCGGCGTACCGGCCGTCCTCGAGGATCTCGATCACGTGCTTGATCTGCTCGGCCTCGGTGACCTGCTCGACCGCCTGCTTGGCCGACTCGTACGAGTCGAGCGCGCGCTGGTAGTCCTGCCGGGCGCCGTCGCCGAGGTCCTTGCCGACCATGTCCAGGTCGAGGTCCTGCAGCTCCTCGCCGAACCGGGTGATGTCCTCGTCGGCGGTCTTCTTCACCGACTCCAGCTCGCCCGCGGTGATCTCGTGCTGCTTCTTGTTCTGCAGCTGCGTCCGCTGGTACGAACGGAACGCCAGGACGCCGATCACGACGAGCGCGATCAGCAAGATGACTGTGAACATGTCGGGCCTTCCTCGACTGGTAGTGCGTCGAGCCTACCGGGCGGTCGAATCCGACCGAAATCTCCTGAGAATCTCCTGAAAATAAAGCATTCCAAGGCTATGAATAGCGCCTGCGCATCGCTTCCGAGGCAGCCGGCCCGGCAGTGAAGACGAAGTCCGGCCCGTCGATCCGCCGCCCGGTCGAGCGGTCCACCACGACCGGCTCGACCTCCTCGCCGGTGCCGGCGTCGACCAGGATCATCGACCGCTCCCCGGCCTCCAGCCGCTCGTTTCCCCACGCGGCAAGGGTGATGATGACAGGACGCAACGACCGCCCGAGCGAGGTCAGCACGTACTCGTAGCGCGGTGGTTTGTCCTGGTACTTCGTACGCTCCAGCAACCCGTCGTCGACCAGCGTCTTCAACCGCGTCGTCAGCATGCTGGACGAGATCCTCAGGTTGCGCTGGAACTCGTCGAACCGGGTGTACCCGTCGAAGGCGTCGTGCAGGATCAGCAGCGTCCACCACTCGCCGACGTGTCGCACCGTCGTCGACAACGGGCAGGACAGGTCCTCGTCCCGGAACCGGTTGGCACCCGTCATCACGCCGCCTCGGAGTCGCTTCGATTTCAGCAGTAATCCTAGCAAGCAACGAGCGCCACGCAGGGTGACGAAAATGCCGGGCGAGCGGTGACGCAGTGCGCATAATCGACTACTGAGGTCCCGTCTAGCAGAAGGCTGTCCGATGAGCAAGACCTTCTCCCTCCGGCTGGCGCTGACCGCGGTGACAGGCCTCGCCCTGTTCGCACCGCTCGCGCCCGCACCCAGCCAAGCCATCCAGCAGACCGTCGCCCAGCAGCTCACCGCCGACTCGGACTACGTCGAAATCCCCTTAAAACAAGGCGGAAACTTCGCCACCACCGAGGCCCAGCAGACCAAACCCTTCGGCCTGGTCGGCGTCACCTGGCCCTACCGCAAGAACTCCACCCCCGTGCAGGTCAAGGTGCGAGTCCAACGCAACGGCCAGTGGTCCGCTTGGGAACCCTTGCCCGTCGAGGACGATCACGGCCCAGCAACCGGTACCACCGAAGGCAATGAACGCTCCGGCACCGAGCCCTACTGGGTCGGCGACGCGAACGGCGTCCAAGCCTCCCTGACCACAACAGACGGTACGACCGTCACCGACGCCAAAGTTGCCCTGATCAACCCCGGCATCCTCGCGACCGACGCCGAACCACCCACCGCCCAGGACCCGATCCAGGCAACCGGCACCAAAGCGCCATACCCGATGCCGCCCATCGTGACCCGTCGCGGTTGGGGAGCCGACGAGCGCCTCCGCGCCCACAACGGCAAGGCCTGTGCGAAACCGAAGTACACCGGCACCGTCCAGGCAGCCTTCGTGCACCACACCGCCGATCGCAACGACTACACCCGCAAGCAGGTTCCGGCGATGGTCCGCAGCATGTACGCGTACCACGTGAAGAGCCGCGGCTGGTGCGATCTCGGCTACAACTTCCTCGTCGACCGCTTCGGCCGTGCCTTCGAGGGCCGGTACGGCGGTACGCAACTGCCCGTCCTCGGCGCGCACACCGGCTCGTTCAACGCCAACTCCTTCGGCGTCTCGCTGATCGGCAACTTCGACAAGGTGGTGCCGCCGCCCCCGATGCTGGAGATGACGGCCCGGATCATCGCCTGGAAGCTGGACGCCAACTACCGCTCGCCGCTGGGCACGATCGTGCTGGCCGGCAGCAAGCTGCACACGGTCTCCGGCCATCGCGACACCAAGGCAACGGCCTGCCCCGGCAAGAACCTCTACGCCAAACTTCCTTGGCTGAAGCAACGAACGATGGCCCTGATGAACCGCAGCGTCTCCACCGAGATCTACCGGTACGCCGTGAAGCTCGGCGGATTCAAGGTGACCGGGCAACCATTCTGGGGCGAGCACCGAACCAGAACGGGCCGGGCCACCTACTTCAAAGCCCGCGACATCTACTGGTCGCCGAAGACTGGAGCGCACTCGGTCCAGAGCCTGTTCCGGACCCGCTACCGCCAACTCGGCGGCCCGGACGGTCTGCTCAAGCAGCCGACGAGCGAGTACCGCATCGGCCGAGCCAACAACAGCTTGGTCCAGAGCTTCCAGAACGGCGGCCTGTACTGGTCGAAGCGGACCGGGATGCGCCCGGTCGCCGGGATGATCCACCGCAAGTACGCCGCCCTCGGCGCCGAGCGCTCGCGACTCGGCCTGCCGACCTCGGACATGTACCGGATCAAGGGCGGCCTGCGACAGAGGTTCCAGCACGGCTGGCTCACCTACAACAGCCATGAACGCAAGGTTTTCATCTCATGAAACGCGTAATAGTTGCCCTGATCACCGGCTCCACGTTGCTGAGCGCAACGGCTGTGGCCGCCCCTCCGCCCGAGCCCGAGGCGACCCAGACGATCACCGGTCGCGGCTTCGGCCACGGCCGCGGGATGTCGCAGTACGGTGCCCAGGGCGCCGCATTGGCCGGCCGGTCCGCCAAGACGATCCTGGACTTCTACTACCCCGGTACGACGGTGGGCAAGGCGACCGGCACCATCCGGGTCCAGCTCCGCGCCGACACCACCGACGGCGTCCGGGTGACCGCGATCCGCAAGCTGCGGCTGCGTGATCTCAAGACCGCCAAGGTCTACACGTTGCCGGTGGCATCGACCCGGAACCAGTGGTCGATCGACCCGAACGGCGAACACGGCTCCAAGGTGAGCTCGTACAACACGAAGACGAAGAAGTGGACGCTGTGGAAGACGCTGACCGGTATCGGTCAGTTCGAGGGTCCGACCGCTATCTCGTTGATCCTGCCCAGCGGTAAAACCGTGCGTTATCGCGGCGTACTGCGCCCCGCGGATCTGTCCGGCGCACACTTCGACACTATCAACGTGCTCCCGCTGGAGCTCTACCTGCGTGGGGTCGTCCCGCGTGAGGCCGTGACGACCTGGAAGCCGGCCGCGCTCCAGGTGCAGGCCGTTGCCGCGCGCACCTATTCGGTCTTCCATCGCAACCGGTCCACCAAGCGGGCGTACGACCTCTGCGACACGACCTCGTGCCAGGTCTACGGCGGGTACAACGACGAAGAGAAGACAACGAACGCGGCCATCGCGGCAACCGCGGGCCAGGTCCGGCTCTACAAGGGCAAGCCGATCATGGCCGAGTTCTCGTCCTCCAACGGCGGCGCCACGGCTGACGGCCCAGTGGCGTACCAGGTGATGAAGGCGGACAACTGGGACGGCTACCCGGGCAACAAGAACCCGAATGTCACCTGGACGGTGACCCGGACCAGTTCGCAACTCCAGAGCACCTTCGGCGTCGGCACGCTACGCAGTCTCCGGGTCGTACGCCGAACCGGCATCGGCCCATCCGGTGGCCGGGTACTCACCGTCGAGGCGGTCGGTTCGAAGGGCAAGGTCGTGCTCACCGGCGACCAGGTCCG
This region includes:
- a CDS encoding N-acetylmuramoyl-L-alanine amidase; the protein is MSKTFSLRLALTAVTGLALFAPLAPAPSQAIQQTVAQQLTADSDYVEIPLKQGGNFATTEAQQTKPFGLVGVTWPYRKNSTPVQVKVRVQRNGQWSAWEPLPVEDDHGPATGTTEGNERSGTEPYWVGDANGVQASLTTTDGTTVTDAKVALINPGILATDAEPPTAQDPIQATGTKAPYPMPPIVTRRGWGADERLRAHNGKACAKPKYTGTVQAAFVHHTADRNDYTRKQVPAMVRSMYAYHVKSRGWCDLGYNFLVDRFGRAFEGRYGGTQLPVLGAHTGSFNANSFGVSLIGNFDKVVPPPPMLEMTARIIAWKLDANYRSPLGTIVLAGSKLHTVSGHRDTKATACPGKNLYAKLPWLKQRTMALMNRSVSTEIYRYAVKLGGFKVTGQPFWGEHRTRTGRATYFKARDIYWSPKTGAHSVQSLFRTRYRQLGGPDGLLKQPTSEYRIGRANNSLVQSFQNGGLYWSKRTGMRPVAGMIHRKYAALGAERSRLGLPTSDMYRIKGGLRQRFQHGWLTYNSHERKVFIS
- a CDS encoding hydrogenase maturation nickel metallochaperone HypA/HybF, with translation MHELAITESVVDAIVEKVGDGPIAAVRLEIGRLSGLVADSVRFCFEVVASGTGLEHARLDIDEPPGRAYCRTCGEEFALDEPIMLCPCGSADLDILSGQQLRIISVEVR
- the hypB gene encoding hydrogenase nickel incorporation protein HypB translates to MCSTCGCGQPGDGGTRLTVVHDHDHGHDSSGHGHGHGHEHPQQIVVQEAETRTVLLEQEILAKNDGLAAANRHRLQERGIAAINLMSSPGSGKTTLLEHTIRAIGSRRQSLVIEGDQETLYDAERIRATGTKVVQINTGAGCHLDAQMLTSGLAELAPPDGSLVFVENVGNLVCPALFDLGEAARVVIISVTEGADKPAKYPYMFRTADLVLLNKIDLLPYVDFDVDLCLRLIAQIKPDAQILQVSATKGTGMDAWYDWLAGL
- a CDS encoding winged helix-turn-helix transcriptional regulator, whose amino-acid sequence is MTGANRFRDEDLSCPLSTTVRHVGEWWTLLILHDAFDGYTRFDEFQRNLRISSSMLTTRLKTLVDDGLLERTKYQDKPPRYEYVLTSLGRSLRPVIITLAAWGNERLEAGERSMILVDAGTGEEVEPVVVDRSTGRRIDGPDFVFTAGPAASEAMRRRYS
- a CDS encoding SpoIID/LytB domain-containing protein; this encodes MKRVIVALITGSTLLSATAVAAPPPEPEATQTITGRGFGHGRGMSQYGAQGAALAGRSAKTILDFYYPGTTVGKATGTIRVQLRADTTDGVRVTAIRKLRLRDLKTAKVYTLPVASTRNQWSIDPNGEHGSKVSSYNTKTKKWTLWKTLTGIGQFEGPTAISLILPSGKTVRYRGVLRPADLSGAHFDTINVLPLELYLRGVVPREAVTTWKPAALQVQAVAARTYSVFHRNRSTKRAYDLCDTTSCQVYGGYNDEEKTTNAAIAATAGQVRLYKGKPIMAEFSSSNGGATADGPVAYQVMKADNWDGYPGNKNPNVTWTVTRTSSQLQSTFGVGTLRSLRVVRRTGIGPSGGRVLTVEAVGSKGKVVLTGDQVRLRLHMRSAWFAFAGVQPVALDQPAVLDMPTEG